The following nucleotide sequence is from Treponema pectinovorum.
ACTGGGCTGTTATCCGTGTGGAACTTCAAAAAGCGTGGCTTAAATTCTTCGGAATCAAACCGCAAAAAAAAGCGGACGCGGAAGCAGAGGAAACGGCGAAGCAGAATCCTTAACAATAGAGCAAGTCCAAGACTGTGTGGCAAGCATGGTCGTGGACTTGCTGGCTGTTCTTAACGGTATGAGTTACGAAACCGTGATGAATTTTACATGGGACGAACTCAAATACTGGCACACAAAAACACAACGACTGAGAGGACATAGATGAACGAGATTAAGGCGGGCGTACTGTTTTTTTTGAAAGACAAGTTTTCTCAGGGAATAAAGGACGCTGGCGGCACGGTGCAGAAATTCGCATCGTCCGCTGCTTCCGCAATTCAAGGCATAGACAAAGCATTTTCAGGACTTGGCACGGCGGCGGGCGCATTGGGCGTTTCGCTTTCTTTGGGTGCTGCCACAAAAGAAATAATCAATTTAAACAACAGACTTACTCGAATCGGGCTGACCGCAAGCGCATCGGCGGAACAAGTAAACGCACTCAAGCAAAAGGTTTTTGAGGCGGCTTCCGATTCAAGCATAAAAATAGACACCACAAGCATAAACGACGCTCTCGATGTCGTTATGACAAAAACAGGCGACCTCAAATATACCGAGGATAACATCCGCAATATAGCCATTGCAATTCAGGCAACTGGGGAACAGGGAGCGTCTATCGGTTCTGTGTTTGCGGAATTTCAAAAGTTCGGATATACGGCTGACCAAATCTCCAAACTTATGGACGATATGGTCAAGCAGGGCGACCAAGGCGCATTTACTTTCGGCGAATTCGCTAAAGCTGGTTCTGCGGTCATTTCCGCATATTCTCCGATAGGCACTGCCCCCGACGACATTAAACGCGCGAATGCTGCCATGCAGATTATTATGATGGGTACGAAGAGCGCGGAGATAGCGGTTACAGCACTCGGCTCTGCAATGTCGGAATTGAGCAGTCCTGACAAGCAACAAAAACTCATGGCTATCGGTGTGCGCGTCCGTGATGATGCGGAGCAATTCCGCGACTTCAATGACATCATGGCGGATTTGCTCAAAGTTTCGGAAAAAGTCGGAAACACGGATTTTCTTGGAAACATCTTCGGTCAGACTTCAATGCAAGCAATCCGCGCATACTCAAACTTCTACAATGATATGTATCCGAAGTTGATGGACTTGGGCGACACGACAGGTGCGATGGAGCAGAAATCCGCGACTATGGCAGGAACGCTCGCCGCAAACTTGCAACAAGTCCAGACAGCTTTTGTTCGCTTTGCGGACGCAAAACTTACAGAACCACTTGAAAAACTGACAGACCTCTTGAACCGTCTTGCGGAAGACCCCGACGCATTCAACAGAATCTTTACTGGAATCGCGGTCGGAATCGGCTCAATCGCCGCCGTCAAAGGTCTTGCAAGCGTGATGAACCTTGTGTCAAGTTTCGTGTCGCTAAAAAAAGGCGGCGGCAAAACAGACCTTTCTGTGAGCATGGGTGGTGCGGGCGACATGGGAATGCCCGTGTATGTTACCAACTGGGGCGGCAAGGCAGGTGCAAGCCCTCTTCCGTCTACTGGCTCGGCAAACACAACGGCGGGCAGAACACCGACAGGACAGCCCGCAGGAACTCCGCTTAACGCGGGTTCGCAGGGAAATACGCTCCAGAGAATGGGCGGAGCGGCTTCACAGGCTTTACAAAACACAACAAAAACTCAAATGGCTATGGGTGGTGCTGCCGCTGGAATCGGAACTGCACTTGTCGCCATTCCAAATGCCGTGAATGAAGTTGCCGCCATAAATGCAGATGAAACTCTGACAAACAAAGAAAAGTCAACGATGAAAGGCGGCGCAATCGGAGACGCTGCGGGAACTGTAGTCGGTGCTACCGTTGGCGGTGCTGCGGGTGTCGCTGCAGGAGCGGCAGCTGGAGCGGCTATCGGCTCTATAGTTCCTGTACTTGGAACAGCCGTTGGCGCACTTGTTGGTGCGGGAATCGGTGCATTGGGTGCCTGGCTTGGCGGAAAAGCAGGTCGTGCAATCGGAGAGGGAATCGGAAGCGCAGTTGCAGGAAATGATGAAGAACAGATTTCAGATACACTTATAAATCAACTGCCCGAAAATTCAATTTCCGCTGATATGCTCCCGTCCGAACTGACAAACCAGTATATGACAGGAAATCAGCCGTTCACAGGCACGACAGCCGAACTTTCAGGCTCTGCCGATGTGAACCTAAACCTTACGCTTACTGACACTCGGACAACGCTTACAGCCGAAACAGCAAACAACACGGCAAGGAACATTCGCGTGAACACAGGAAGCGCGGTTGAGGCAAGGAGTATGCTATGAGTACATCGTCAGCGGCACTCAACTTCGATTCATCTCTCCCAAGACCATACAGCAATTCTTGGCGCGAGGCTTACGGACAAACGGAAGACACACACCGTCTTTCCTCATATCAGGCACCAGAAGGAAAACCGGTCGTATTTGCCTACGACTCAATATCGCTCTCAGGCGGGCAGAATGTGGACACGGCAGAATACCCGCATGGTTTCTGGAGCAACAAGCAGCTTGGTGAAAAAACTCAGACAATAACGGTCAAAGGACATGTCATCGGCTCGTCATAT
It contains:
- a CDS encoding phage tail tape measure protein is translated as MNEIKAGVLFFLKDKFSQGIKDAGGTVQKFASSAASAIQGIDKAFSGLGTAAGALGVSLSLGAATKEIINLNNRLTRIGLTASASAEQVNALKQKVFEAASDSSIKIDTTSINDALDVVMTKTGDLKYTEDNIRNIAIAIQATGEQGASIGSVFAEFQKFGYTADQISKLMDDMVKQGDQGAFTFGEFAKAGSAVISAYSPIGTAPDDIKRANAAMQIIMMGTKSAEIAVTALGSAMSELSSPDKQQKLMAIGVRVRDDAEQFRDFNDIMADLLKVSEKVGNTDFLGNIFGQTSMQAIRAYSNFYNDMYPKLMDLGDTTGAMEQKSATMAGTLAANLQQVQTAFVRFADAKLTEPLEKLTDLLNRLAEDPDAFNRIFTGIAVGIGSIAAVKGLASVMNLVSSFVSLKKGGGKTDLSVSMGGAGDMGMPVYVTNWGGKAGASPLPSTGSANTTAGRTPTGQPAGTPLNAGSQGNTLQRMGGAASQALQNTTKTQMAMGGAAAGIGTALVAIPNAVNEVAAINADETLTNKEKSTMKGGAIGDAAGTVVGATVGGAAGVAAGAAAGAAIGSIVPVLGTAVGALVGAGIGALGAWLGGKAGRAIGEGIGSAVAGNDEEQISDTLINQLPENSISADMLPSELTNQYMTGNQPFTGTTAELSGSADVNLNLTLTDTRTTLTAETANNTARNIRVNTGSAVEARSML